The Pedobacter ginsengisoli region AGAGGCGTGATAGAAAGTGCTTTAAAACGTGCTTTTGCTCCTGAGTTTCTTAACCGTGTTGATGATGTAGTTGTGTTCAACTCATTAGGCAGAGAAGAAATATTCAAAATCATTGATATAGAATTAAAATCGTTGTTTGGTCGCGTACATAATTTAGGTTACGAAGTTAAGTTGACCGACAAAGCAAAAGATTTTATTGCCGATAAAGGTTTTGATTCAGCTTTTGGCGCAAGACCGCTTAAACGTGCAATTCAAAAATATCTTGAAGATCCGATTGCCGAAGAAATTCTAAAAGGAGAAATTCATGATGGAGACATTTTAGAAATTGATTACGATAAAGAAGGAGACGTAATTGTTGTAGAAAATAGAAGTCCGGGCAAGAAAAAGAAAAAAGAAGAGGGAAGTGTAGAGTAAAGTAAGGCCTGTGACTTTAAAACGCCTGTTAGATGAATATCTGACAGGCGTTTTCTTGTGTGCCGGGCATGGCAATCAGCTCTAGGGTGCAAGTCCCGAACACACTTTGCAGTAGGAAGTGTTAGCCAATAGCAAGGGTGTCGCAGGCGACTGCGAATCCGAAGGAAGCTGGCGGCAAATATGGGGACTTACGAACAGGAACTGTATATAAGGCGAGGTGATATGGGTGATGTTGCAAGACAAACAAAAGCCCTATACTGCACAGAATATCACTACGTAGATACAGAGGTCACATCCATAGAAAGCGGGTTGCCTTACCCCGGGAGATCTCCCTATAATCTGTCGAGAGCAAGTGCGATTGCTGTAGAAGAAACAATGGACAGTATCGTAATGCCCATCTGGTACAGGGAGAAGTCAGCCGAGGTCATAATACCTATATTTTTTTAGGGAAGGACTGAATGTTGGGATGGCAAAGGAAACAGAAAGTTTATGGCAGAGTGATTACAGCGGAACCACTTTAGAGAACTGCTTACATGATGGTAGGACGGAATCCGAGAGTAGACTGTAAGAGGAGCTGAGCCGAGCCGTGCAACCAATGTGCACAATGCCTGGGAAAGAGTTTTTTTTTAGTAGTATGCTTGAAGAAATATTAGACATCCGAAATGTACAAAGCGCCTTTAGGCAGGTAACCGCCAATAAGGGAGCTGGTGGTATTGATGGTATGCAGACCGATGAACTTCGGGACTACCTGAATATCAACTGGCAGACATTACGGTCTGATATTTTGAACGGCAGTTACCGCCCGAGTGCGGTAAGAAAGGTAGAGATACCCAAGTCTGGTGGGGGAGCAAGGATGCTTGGCATCCCAACGGTCATTGATCGGTTGATTCAACAGTCTATTTCCCAATGGCTGAGTCCGAAATATGAGGGCGACTTTTCTTTCAGTAGTTATGGTTTGCGTCCAAAGCGCAAGGCTCATCAGGCAGTGCTCAAGGCACAGGAATACCTTAATGCTGGTTACACATGGATTGTGGAGCTTGATCTGGACAAATTCTTTGATCGGGTAAACCATGACAAACTCATGTGCCTGCTATCAGGAAAGATAAAAGATAAGCGTACATTAAAGCTTATCCGTTTATATCTGAGCAGTGGTATGATGGAGAACGGGCTTGTTTCCCCAAGAAAAGAGGGCACACCACAGGGCAGTCCACTTAGTCCGCTTTTATCCAATATTGTTCTTCATGAACTGGATGCTAAGCTCGAAGAGCGGGGTCACAAGTTCGTACGATACGCTGATGATTGCAGTATATATGTTCACAGCAGAAAATCGGCAGATAGGGTGATGGATAACATTACCAGCTATCTGGAAGGAGGTCTAAAGCTGAAAGTGAACCGTGAAAAGAGTAAGGTGAGCAGACCATCACAGAGTACCCTGCTGGGCTTCTCGTTCTACAAGACGGGCAAAGATTGGAAAATGAGGATTGCAACCAAGTCTGTTAAGATTATAAAACAGAAACTCCTTGGACATACTAAACGCAATGATCCAATTACTATCATCGAACGGATCAGAAAGCTTGATATGACCATTAGGGGTTGGGTCAACTATTTTTCCATTGCAGGGGCTAAGCATGTGATGATAAGGCTGGATGAAATGACACGGGTCAGACTGCGGATGATCATCTGGAAACAGTGGAAGAATGCAGGATGCCGAAGCCGAAACCTGATCAAACTGGGGGTTGGAAAGCAGAAGGCATTCGAATGGTCTAATAGTAGGAAGTCCTATTGTCGACTGGCACGTAGTCCAATCCTTCAGGGTAATCTGAGTATTGAGTATTTCGCAAAGCTGAAGTACATTGGATTTGCCAACTACTACTATTGGAAAACTGAACACCAAACGAAGTTATTCTAACAAACCGCCGTATGCCGAACGGCACGTACGTGTGGTGTGAGAGGACAGATAGGGAAATAATCCCTATCTTCCTACTCGATTTGTAATGACTTTTGTTAACCACCTTTAACTTAGTGTTTAAATTACACATTTTATGAAATTATATGCGTGTAGATTTTGGTTTATCAATTATTGCCTCTATTTTAGAGAATTAATAGGTTAGATTAAAATATTTGTTGGATCAAATTTTATAAATGAAAGTGAAATTATCATTGTTAGTCCCTTTAGTATTCCTTGCTGTTCAAACTTCTTTGGCACAGGAAAAGCACGAATCTTATAAGCAGCAGTTGGAAGGCACTAAGTTGTCGTTCGATATGGTTGCTGTTCCTGGCGGAGAGTTTATGATGGGGAGTAAAAAAGGAAATGCAGACGAACAACCAGTTCATAAAGTTAAAGTTGCCCCATTTTGGATGAGCACGTATGAAGTGATCTGGGATAATTATGAACCATTTTTATATAAGGATTATGAAGCAGCGCATAGTACTGCACCGATTCCGAAAAATGTTGATGCCATTACAAGACCTACAAAACCATACCTGGATATGACTTTTGGAATGGGCAAAGAAGGACAACCTGCACTTGCAATGACTCATTATAATGCCATTCAATACTGTAAATGGTTGTATGCCAGAACAGGAGTTTTTTACAGGCTACCTACAGAAGCGGAATGGGAATATGCTTGCCGCGCTGGTTCAGTTACCGAATATTCATTTGGCAATGATGCCTCAAAACTAGGTGATTATGCTTGGTTTAATGGGAATAGTGAAGGTAAAACTCATGTTGTTGGTCAGAAAAAACCTAATGCATGGGGCCTATACGACATGTACGGAAATGTGGCAGAGTGGACCTATGATCAATACATTCCTGAGTTTTATGCGTCTGTAAAAGGTGATAAGGCAAATAATCCTGTTGCTATTCCTGAAAAATTGTATCCAAATGCAGTTAGAGGTGGAGCATACAATGACGAAGCTAAAGATGCCCGATCAGCATCCAGACTGGCATCAGATCCAAGCTGGAAACAACTGGATCCCCAGATTCCAAAAAGTAATTGGTGGTTCCCTGAAGCTCCCTTTGTTGGAATGAGGTTGGTTAGACCTGTAACCCCTCCATCTAAAGAAGAAATAGAAGCTTATTACAGCAAAGCACCTATAAAAGATTACTAAGAAACCAAACATACTAAGAACCATATATAAACCTAAATTACAATGAACAATGAAGAACTGCGCGACAAACGCCGCGAATTTTTAAAAACTTCGGCTCTTGTTGCCGGAGGTGTTATGTTAAATGGAGTTGCTTTTGCTAGCGGCGGAGCACATTCATCGGTAGATGACACCATCAAAATTGCTTTAATTGGTTGCGGAGGTCGTGGTACCGGTGCTGCCTTTCAGGCATTGAGTACAAAACAAAACCTAAAACTGGTTGCTATGGCTGATGCCTTCAGCGATAGATTAGAAGGTGCGTACAAAGAAATTTCTGAAAAATTTGGTGCTAAAGTTGATGTTCCTAAAGAACGTAGATTTGTTGGCTTTGATGCTTACAAAAAAGCAATTGCTTTGGCTGATGTTGTTTTATTGGCAACTCCTCCAGGCTTTAGACCTAGTCATTTTGAAGAAGCAGTTAACCAGAGCAAACACGTATTTATGGAAAAACCAGTGGCTGTTGATTCGCCGGGTATCCGTAAAGTCTTAGCTGCTGCTGAAATTGCAAAAACTAAAAAATTAAATGTTGTTGTGGGGCTGCAACGCAGGTATCAAAATAACTATAGAGATGTTATTAAACGTATTCAGGATGGAGCAATCGGCGATATCACGGGCGGACAGG contains the following coding sequences:
- a CDS encoding formylglycine-generating enzyme family protein encodes the protein MKVKLSLLVPLVFLAVQTSLAQEKHESYKQQLEGTKLSFDMVAVPGGEFMMGSKKGNADEQPVHKVKVAPFWMSTYEVIWDNYEPFLYKDYEAAHSTAPIPKNVDAITRPTKPYLDMTFGMGKEGQPALAMTHYNAIQYCKWLYARTGVFYRLPTEAEWEYACRAGSVTEYSFGNDASKLGDYAWFNGNSEGKTHVVGQKKPNAWGLYDMYGNVAEWTYDQYIPEFYASVKGDKANNPVAIPEKLYPNAVRGGAYNDEAKDARSASRLASDPSWKQLDPQIPKSNWWFPEAPFVGMRLVRPVTPPSKEEIEAYYSKAPIKDY
- the ltrA gene encoding group II intron reverse transcriptase/maturase, whose protein sequence is MLEEILDIRNVQSAFRQVTANKGAGGIDGMQTDELRDYLNINWQTLRSDILNGSYRPSAVRKVEIPKSGGGARMLGIPTVIDRLIQQSISQWLSPKYEGDFSFSSYGLRPKRKAHQAVLKAQEYLNAGYTWIVELDLDKFFDRVNHDKLMCLLSGKIKDKRTLKLIRLYLSSGMMENGLVSPRKEGTPQGSPLSPLLSNIVLHELDAKLEERGHKFVRYADDCSIYVHSRKSADRVMDNITSYLEGGLKLKVNREKSKVSRPSQSTLLGFSFYKTGKDWKMRIATKSVKIIKQKLLGHTKRNDPITIIERIRKLDMTIRGWVNYFSIAGAKHVMIRLDEMTRVRLRMIIWKQWKNAGCRSRNLIKLGVGKQKAFEWSNSRKSYCRLARSPILQGNLSIEYFAKLKYIGFANYYYWKTEHQTKLF